In the genome of Nonlabens sp. MB-3u-79, one region contains:
- a CDS encoding DNA gyrase/topoisomerase IV subunit A: MSEENEELEHLADGLEEQSTETITRVTGMYKEWFLDYASYVILERAVPAIEDGFKPVQRRIMQSMKDLDDGRYNKVANIVGHTMQYHPHGDASIGDAMVQIGQKELLIDMQGNWGNILTGDPAAASRYIEARISKFGLEVLFNPKITEWQSSYDGRRKEPINLPVKFPLLLAQGAEGIAVGLSTKVLPHNFNELIDASIKHLQGKRFKIFPDFPTGGAADMSNYNDGLRGGKVRVRAKMHSPDKSSIVITEIPFSTTTSTLIDSVLKANEKGKIKIKKIEDNTAANVEILIHLPSGLSPDKTMDALYAFTNCEVSISPLSCVIEDNKPLFVGVTEMLRRSADHTVELLKAELEILLYEVEEQWHFASLERIFIENRIYRDIEEEETWEGVISAIDKGLKPHIGHLKRTITEEDIVRLTDIRIKRISKFDIDKAQQKIDALEDRIAELIHHLKNLIQFAIDYFTKLQTDYGKGRERKTELKNFEDIIASKVIIRNTKLYVNREEGFVGTALKRDEYVCDCSDIDDIICFTKEGTMMVTKVDAKTFIGKNIVYVAVFKKKDKRTIYNVIYRDGKNGPSYVKRFAVTSMTRDREYPMGKEDKGSYMHYFSANPNGEAEVVSINLRQQGSIKKVKWDLDFSETLIKGRTSKGNQVTKYNIKKVDLKEEGVSTLKPRKIWFDDTVQRLNVDERGELLGEFRGEDRLLVITQKGIVKTIIPEVTARFDDDMVVLEKWIPKKPITVIYFNGERELFYIKRFLIENEEREDSIISDHEGSYLEVVSTDYKPMAELIHVKPRGKDQPDNEEVNLEEFISIKGIAAQGNMLTRSKIKQINLLASLPYEPEETIPAQEVEVNQEEVVSPKSLGDDEAITMSKIDPDAPDPDPGIDDTGQSSLF; encoded by the coding sequence ATGAGTGAAGAAAACGAAGAATTAGAGCATTTAGCAGATGGCTTGGAAGAGCAATCAACAGAAACCATTACACGTGTTACCGGCATGTACAAGGAATGGTTTTTGGATTATGCGAGTTACGTTATTTTGGAACGTGCTGTTCCAGCTATTGAAGATGGTTTTAAACCAGTGCAGCGACGCATCATGCAATCCATGAAGGATCTGGATGATGGGCGTTATAATAAGGTAGCAAACATAGTAGGTCATACCATGCAGTACCACCCGCACGGTGATGCGAGTATAGGCGATGCTATGGTGCAAATAGGTCAGAAGGAATTATTGATAGACATGCAAGGAAACTGGGGAAACATACTCACCGGTGATCCTGCGGCTGCTTCTCGTTATATTGAGGCGCGTATTTCCAAGTTTGGATTAGAAGTTCTTTTTAATCCTAAAATTACAGAGTGGCAGTCCAGTTATGATGGACGTCGCAAGGAACCTATCAATTTACCAGTAAAATTCCCTTTGTTACTAGCTCAAGGAGCTGAAGGTATTGCTGTAGGATTATCAACAAAAGTATTGCCGCACAATTTCAATGAACTGATCGATGCATCCATCAAGCATTTACAAGGCAAGCGTTTTAAGATATTTCCTGATTTCCCTACAGGTGGAGCAGCAGATATGTCAAATTACAACGATGGTCTTCGCGGTGGAAAAGTTAGGGTACGCGCAAAGATGCATTCACCAGACAAGAGTTCGATTGTTATTACAGAAATTCCGTTTTCGACAACGACTAGTACACTGATTGATTCGGTCCTTAAAGCAAATGAAAAAGGAAAGATTAAGATCAAGAAAATTGAAGATAATACAGCTGCAAATGTGGAAATTTTGATCCACTTACCATCAGGCTTATCTCCAGATAAAACTATGGATGCGCTTTATGCGTTTACCAATTGTGAGGTAAGTATTTCACCATTGAGTTGTGTAATTGAAGATAATAAACCGCTTTTTGTAGGAGTGACAGAAATGTTGCGCCGCAGTGCAGACCATACGGTAGAGTTACTAAAAGCAGAGTTAGAGATACTGCTTTATGAAGTAGAAGAGCAGTGGCATTTTGCATCCCTAGAGCGTATTTTTATTGAGAATCGCATCTATAGGGATATAGAAGAAGAAGAGACCTGGGAAGGTGTGATAAGCGCTATAGATAAAGGTTTAAAACCACATATAGGTCATTTAAAAAGAACAATTACAGAAGAAGATATCGTAAGATTGACGGATATACGTATCAAGCGTATTTCAAAATTTGATATTGATAAAGCCCAACAAAAAATTGATGCGCTAGAAGACCGCATCGCAGAATTAATACACCATCTGAAAAATCTCATTCAGTTTGCCATCGATTATTTTACAAAACTGCAAACTGATTATGGAAAAGGTAGGGAACGCAAAACGGAGTTGAAAAACTTTGAAGATATCATTGCTTCTAAGGTGATCATCCGTAATACAAAACTATATGTAAATAGGGAAGAAGGTTTTGTAGGAACTGCCTTGAAGAGAGACGAATATGTTTGCGACTGTTCAGATATTGACGACATTATTTGCTTTACCAAGGAGGGAACTATGATGGTAACTAAAGTTGATGCAAAGACCTTTATCGGTAAAAACATTGTCTACGTGGCTGTTTTTAAGAAAAAAGATAAGCGTACCATATATAATGTCATTTATCGCGACGGTAAAAATGGGCCAAGTTATGTCAAAAGATTTGCTGTGACGAGTATGACCAGAGATAGAGAGTACCCTATGGGTAAGGAAGATAAAGGTTCCTACATGCATTATTTTAGTGCAAATCCTAATGGAGAGGCCGAAGTAGTAAGTATTAACCTTCGTCAACAAGGAAGTATTAAAAAGGTCAAATGGGATTTAGATTTTTCAGAAACCTTAATCAAAGGACGTACTTCAAAAGGAAACCAAGTCACTAAATACAACATCAAAAAAGTAGACCTTAAAGAAGAAGGGGTTTCTACCTTAAAACCACGTAAAATCTGGTTTGATGATACCGTACAACGACTTAATGTAGATGAAAGAGGAGAGTTATTAGGTGAATTTAGAGGTGAAGATCGCTTGTTAGTTATCACCCAAAAGGGTATTGTAAAGACCATTATTCCAGAGGTTACTGCGAGATTTGACGATGATATGGTTGTCTTAGAAAAATGGATACCTAAAAAACCTATTACTGTTATTTATTTTAACGGTGAACGCGAGCTTTTTTATATCAAGAGGTTTTTAATAGAAAATGAAGAACGCGAAGACTCTATTATTTCAGACCATGAAGGTTCTTATCTAGAAGTGGTCTCTACAGATTATAAACCTATGGCAGAGTTAATTCACGTCAAACCTAGAGGCAAGGATCAACCAGATAATGAGGAGGTCAACTTAGAAGAGTTTATTTCTATCAAAGGGATCGCTGCACAAGGTAATATGCTGACCAGAAGTAAGATCAAACAAATTAATTTGTTAGCTTCTTTGCCTTATGAGCCAGAAGAAACTATTCCAGCTCAGGAAGTAGAGGTGAATCAAGAGGAAGTCGTTAGTCCTAAGAGTTTAGGCGATGATGAAGCTATTACTATGTCTAAAATTGATCCTGATGCACCAGACCCTGACCCAGGTATAGATGATACGGGACAGTCTAGTCTATTTTAA
- a CDS encoding DNA topoisomerase IV, translating into MKYSPLLILILFFTTGCYENTRDCKDFQEGTFIWEQESGGKLLKTEFTRTKDFQIERFETKVDTSRIEWINDCEWRVIPIDPKTNAESRAYLFKILSTNKDSYTFEFKQSGRDQIYKGTAVKK; encoded by the coding sequence ATGAAGTATTCACCTCTATTGATCTTAATTTTATTTTTTACAACGGGTTGCTATGAAAACACCAGAGACTGTAAAGACTTTCAAGAAGGCACCTTTATATGGGAACAAGAAAGTGGCGGTAAATTATTAAAGACTGAATTTACTCGTACCAAAGATTTCCAAATTGAGCGTTTTGAAACTAAAGTAGATACTTCAAGAATTGAATGGATAAATGATTGTGAATGGAGAGTGATTCCAATTGATCCTAAAACAAATGCAGAAAGCCGCGCTTACCTATTTAAAATCTTGAGCACTAATAAAGATTCCTATACCTTTGAATTTAAACAGTCCGGTCGTGACCAGATCTATAAAGGAACGGCCGTTAAAAAATAA
- a CDS encoding TerC family protein, whose amino-acid sequence MFEIFANADAWIALLTLTFLEIVLGIDNIIFISLAADKLPDTQRKRATNLGLVLAMILRIVLLFGISMLISLQSSWFDFDYGWLSGGVSGQSLILLAGGLFLLYKATQEIYEKVEDIGHDHNEVKRKQSSALSKVIIEITMINIVFSFDSILTAVGMTNGLSDDPNDALVLMIIAVVISVGIMLLFAHPVGKFVNKHPSVQVLGLAFLLLIGFMLIAEGAHMAHLSFFGSETGVIPKGYLYFAIFFSMFIEFLNFKLRGNKQVHKKTTDLMKE is encoded by the coding sequence ATGTTTGAAATCTTTGCAAATGCAGATGCCTGGATAGCGCTTCTGACTCTTACCTTCTTAGAAATAGTTTTAGGTATAGATAATATTATTTTTATCTCTCTTGCTGCAGATAAATTACCCGATACACAACGCAAGCGGGCTACTAACCTAGGACTTGTGTTGGCCATGATTTTACGTATAGTTTTACTCTTTGGCATCAGCATGCTGATCTCTCTTCAAAGCAGTTGGTTTGATTTTGACTATGGTTGGTTAAGTGGTGGAGTTTCGGGACAGTCGCTTATACTGCTTGCTGGTGGTTTATTCTTACTCTATAAAGCAACTCAAGAAATTTATGAAAAGGTAGAAGATATAGGACACGATCATAATGAAGTAAAACGCAAGCAGTCGTCAGCTCTTTCTAAAGTGATTATAGAAATTACTATGATCAACATTGTCTTCTCTTTTGATAGTATTCTAACCGCTGTAGGAATGACCAACGGGTTAAGTGATGATCCAAATGATGCATTGGTCTTGATGATCATAGCTGTAGTCATTTCAGTAGGTATAATGTTGCTATTTGCACATCCAGTAGGAAAGTTTGTCAACAAGCATCCATCGGTACAGGTATTAGGTCTTGCCTTTTTACTTTTGATAGGTTTTATGCTTATTGCAGAAGGCGCTCATATGGCTCATCTAAGCTTCTTTGGCAGCGAAACAGGCGTCATCCCTAAAGGATATTTATACTTTGCTATTTTCTTCTCTATGTTTATTGAGTTTCTCAATTTTAAGTTGCGTGGTAATAAGCAAGTGCACAAAAAAACTACAGACCTTATGAAGGAATAG
- a CDS encoding Lrp/AsnC family transcriptional regulator → MAKIDDIDKKILDVLIENTRTPFTDIAKRLNISAGTVHVRVKKMEESGIIHGSSLTVDYHQLGYTFIAYIGVFLEKTSTTQFVLSRIQEIPFVTVAHITTGKFNIFCKIRAKDTTHAKKIIFMLDDIDGVSRTETMISLEESINDKKRLLHKVFQDL, encoded by the coding sequence ATGGCAAAGATTGACGATATTGATAAGAAAATTCTTGATGTTCTTATTGAGAACACTAGAACACCTTTTACAGATATTGCAAAAAGACTTAATATAAGTGCTGGAACAGTTCATGTTAGGGTAAAGAAAATGGAAGAATCAGGAATTATTCATGGATCTTCATTAACGGTAGATTACCACCAGCTCGGTTATACATTTATAGCTTATATAGGTGTGTTCCTAGAAAAAACAAGTACGACTCAATTTGTATTGAGCAGAATTCAAGAAATTCCTTTTGTCACTGTAGCTCATATTACCACTGGTAAATTCAATATATTTTGTAAAATTCGTGCCAAGGATACAACCCACGCAAAGAAAATTATATTTATGCTGGACGATATTGATGGTGTAAGTCGTACAGAAACGATGATCAGCCTTGAGGAAAGTATCAATGATAAGAAAAGATTGTTGCACAAAGTATTTCAAGACCTGTAA
- a CDS encoding DNA topoisomerase IV subunit B, which yields MDGTTQYTEDNIRSLDWKEHIRMRPGMYIGKLGDGSSPDDGIYILLKEVIDNSIDEYVMGAGKTIEVSIQGERVIVRDYGRGIPLGKVVDVVSKMNTGGKYDSKAFKKSVGLNGVGTKAVNALSSFFRVESTRDNKSASAEFERGELTGKDFLEETTRRKGTKMTFIPDAEIFKNFKYRPEYVARMLKYYVYLNPGLTIIFNGEKFYSEHGLKDLLSETIIESDRLYPIIHLRSEDIEIAMTHSRTQYSEEYHSFANGQNTTQGGTHQAAFRESIVKTIREYYNKNYDASDIRKSIVSAVAIKVMEPVFESQTKTKLGSTEMGGGLPTVRTFINDFIKNQLDNYLHKNPSTADALQKKIVQAERERKELSGIRKLARDRAKKSNLHNKKLRDCRVHLGDTKKDNNLESTLFITEGDSASGSITKSRNVNTQAVFSLRGKPLNSYNMSKKIVYENEEFNLLQAALNIEDSMEDLRYNKIVIATDADVDGMHIRLLLITFFLQFFPELIKKGHLYILQTPLFRVRNKKETKYCYTPAERTEAMATLGKNPEITRFKGLGEISPDEFVHFIGEDIRLDPIMLDDGMSIEDLLRFYMGKNTPDRQEFIIDNLKVELDVIEDQ from the coding sequence ATGGACGGAACTACGCAATATACCGAGGATAATATACGCTCTCTCGACTGGAAGGAACACATAAGAATGCGTCCTGGAATGTATATAGGTAAGTTAGGAGATGGCTCAAGTCCTGATGACGGGATTTATATCCTTCTTAAGGAAGTTATAGACAACTCCATAGATGAGTATGTCATGGGAGCCGGAAAAACCATTGAGGTTTCTATTCAAGGAGAACGTGTTATTGTACGCGATTACGGTCGTGGGATTCCATTAGGTAAAGTAGTAGACGTAGTGTCAAAGATGAATACTGGAGGGAAGTATGACTCTAAAGCTTTTAAGAAATCTGTAGGTTTAAATGGTGTAGGGACCAAAGCTGTAAATGCACTTTCCTCATTTTTTAGAGTAGAATCTACAAGAGATAATAAAAGTGCTAGTGCTGAATTTGAAAGAGGGGAGCTTACTGGGAAGGATTTTCTAGAAGAAACAACTCGACGCAAGGGAACAAAAATGACTTTTATTCCAGATGCTGAGATCTTTAAAAACTTTAAGTACCGACCTGAATATGTAGCCCGTATGTTGAAATACTACGTATACCTTAATCCAGGACTGACGATTATCTTTAATGGAGAGAAATTTTATTCAGAGCACGGATTAAAAGACTTGTTAAGTGAAACAATTATAGAAAGCGATCGATTGTATCCCATCATTCATTTGAGGTCTGAGGATATTGAGATTGCCATGACGCATAGTAGGACGCAGTACAGTGAGGAGTACCACTCTTTTGCAAATGGTCAAAACACTACTCAGGGTGGAACACACCAAGCCGCTTTTAGAGAAAGTATAGTAAAAACTATTCGTGAATATTATAATAAAAATTACGATGCCAGCGATATACGTAAATCTATAGTTAGTGCTGTTGCTATTAAAGTAATGGAACCTGTCTTTGAATCACAGACTAAAACAAAACTAGGTTCGACAGAAATGGGAGGAGGCTTACCTACGGTAAGAACTTTTATAAACGATTTCATTAAAAATCAGCTGGACAATTACCTTCACAAGAACCCTTCGACGGCAGATGCGCTTCAAAAGAAAATTGTGCAGGCAGAACGGGAGCGTAAAGAGCTTTCTGGAATTAGAAAATTAGCACGTGATCGTGCTAAAAAATCCAATTTACACAATAAAAAATTGCGTGATTGCCGAGTGCACTTAGGAGATACTAAAAAAGATAATAACTTAGAAAGCACCTTATTTATTACGGAGGGAGATAGTGCCAGTGGGTCCATTACTAAATCTCGTAATGTAAATACACAAGCGGTATTTTCTTTGCGTGGTAAGCCTTTAAACTCTTACAACATGAGCAAAAAAATTGTTTATGAAAATGAGGAGTTTAACTTACTTCAAGCAGCATTGAACATTGAGGATAGTATGGAGGACTTGCGTTATAATAAAATTGTGATCGCAACAGATGCCGATGTAGATGGAATGCACATCAGATTACTACTCATTACTTTTTTCCTACAGTTCTTTCCAGAATTGATCAAGAAAGGACATTTGTATATTTTACAAACGCCATTGTTTAGAGTAAGAAACAAGAAAGAAACCAAATACTGTTATACACCAGCAGAACGTACTGAGGCGATGGCTACATTAGGGAAAAACCCAGAAATCACCCGATTCAAAGGACTTGGAGAGATCAGTCCAGATGAGTTTGTTCATTTTATAGGAGAAGATATACGTCTGGACCCTATTATGTTGGATGACGGAATGAGTATTGAAGATTTGTTGAGGTTTTATATGGGTAAAAACACACCCGATAGACAAGAATTCATTATTGATAATTTGAAAGTGGAATTGGATGTGATTGAGGATCAATAG
- a CDS encoding M14 family zinc carboxypeptidase — MLPRYYSYIQFEDYFQKILNTLDGSVLKDLVIGESVLKRSIYGLKIGSGKVKVLAWSQMHGNESSTTRAICELLRRSDLEHMLENIELYIIPILNPDGADNWTRVNANNVDLNRDAVLLSQPESIVLRKVFDDFQPHYCFNLHGQRSIYGSKNGSIPAQLSFLAPAGDKNKNLSAARIKAMHVINSINTDLNHHVNGIIGRYNDDFNINCVGDFMMSNLVPTVLFEAGHSGDDYSRDEVSILVYKALQIALKSVFTSHLLKVAVVNAYESIPEMSKAYVDIWIKNYKSPAGIKHLCIQFHEQVQDGKLYFIPILIGVNREDVLNGHRVIDLSDDDSFKNDLIVEDNFEIYSESLNITIFAN, encoded by the coding sequence ATGCTTCCTAGATATTACTCCTATATACAATTTGAAGATTACTTCCAGAAGATCTTAAACACTTTAGATGGTTCTGTTTTAAAAGATCTTGTAATAGGTGAATCAGTGCTTAAAAGATCTATTTATGGATTAAAGATAGGATCTGGTAAGGTTAAAGTTTTAGCATGGTCTCAAATGCACGGTAATGAATCTTCTACCACAAGAGCTATTTGTGAGCTTTTAAGAAGGAGTGATTTAGAACATATGTTAGAAAATATTGAATTGTATATTATTCCTATTTTAAATCCAGACGGTGCTGATAATTGGACTAGAGTAAATGCAAATAATGTAGATTTAAATCGCGATGCGGTTTTATTATCACAGCCAGAAAGTATTGTTTTAAGAAAGGTTTTTGATGATTTCCAACCCCATTATTGTTTCAACTTGCATGGACAACGTAGTATTTACGGATCTAAAAATGGTTCAATTCCTGCTCAATTATCTTTTCTTGCTCCTGCAGGAGATAAAAATAAAAACCTTAGCGCTGCCCGTATTAAGGCTATGCATGTTATTAATTCTATAAATACCGACTTAAATCATCACGTAAATGGAATCATAGGTAGGTATAATGATGATTTTAATATCAATTGTGTAGGAGATTTTATGATGAGTAACCTTGTGCCTACTGTCTTATTTGAGGCAGGTCATTCGGGAGATGATTACTCTAGGGATGAAGTGAGCATATTGGTATATAAAGCGCTTCAAATAGCCTTAAAATCTGTTTTTACAAGTCATTTACTTAAGGTTGCTGTTGTGAATGCATATGAATCTATTCCAGAAATGAGCAAAGCTTATGTAGATATCTGGATAAAAAATTATAAATCCCCAGCAGGTATAAAACATCTCTGTATTCAGTTTCATGAGCAGGTTCAGGATGGTAAGCTCTATTTTATTCCTATACTAATAGGTGTGAATAGAGAAGATGTCTTAAATGGACACCGTGTTATAGACTTGTCAGACGATGACAGTTTTAAAAATGATTTGATTGTAGAAGATAATTTTGAAATTTATTCAGAGTCGTTGAATATTACAATATTTGCTAATTAA
- the mscL gene encoding large conductance mechanosensitive channel protein MscL, translating into MKLLKEFKEFAVKGNMIDMAVGIIIGTAFNNVVQILVKKVILPPLSYLTDGVNYEDKKYVLREALEVGTGDRAKEIAISYGELINVIIDFMVIGFTIFIVIKLMNKLRNNAQDPSNNKMVTPKDIELLNDLKELMQEQNAILKQK; encoded by the coding sequence ATGAAATTATTAAAAGAGTTCAAGGAGTTTGCAGTAAAAGGGAATATGATAGATATGGCGGTGGGTATCATTATAGGTACAGCCTTTAATAATGTGGTGCAAATACTCGTTAAGAAAGTGATTTTACCCCCGCTTTCTTACCTGACTGATGGTGTAAACTATGAGGATAAAAAATATGTTTTAAGAGAAGCTTTAGAAGTAGGGACTGGCGATCGCGCAAAAGAGATCGCGATAAGTTATGGGGAGCTTATAAATGTGATTATAGATTTTATGGTCATAGGCTTTACGATATTTATAGTCATAAAGCTGATGAATAAACTACGTAACAATGCTCAAGATCCTAGCAATAATAAGATGGTAACTCCTAAGGATATAGAATTGCTCAACGATTTAAAAGAGTTGATGCAAGAACAAAATGCGATCTTAAAGCAGAAGTAA
- a CDS encoding helix-turn-helix domain-containing protein, whose amino-acid sequence MDRNDLNASSFAERINVGRSSISHILSGRNKPSLDFVINTVKEFPEVDFDWLLNGKGTYPKSEAPSTPPTESSTPTAILENKAMESSHPDPMQAASQDLFSTPDHKEATHTPKIGKGKNIQKVILLYDDGSFEYFIP is encoded by the coding sequence ATGGACAGGAACGATTTAAACGCTTCTTCCTTTGCAGAACGTATTAATGTAGGACGTAGTTCTATATCACATATTCTTTCCGGACGCAACAAACCCAGCCTGGATTTTGTTATTAATACCGTGAAGGAATTTCCAGAAGTAGATTTCGACTGGCTGCTAAATGGTAAAGGAACTTACCCCAAATCAGAAGCGCCATCAACACCTCCTACTGAAAGCTCAACTCCTACCGCTATTCTTGAAAATAAAGCAATGGAATCCAGCCACCCTGATCCTATGCAAGCAGCGTCTCAAGATCTTTTTTCAACACCTGATCACAAAGAAGCCACTCACACACCTAAAATAGGTAAAGGGAAAAATATACAAAAAGTAATTTTGTTATATGACGACGGAAGTTTTGAATATTTTATACCTTAA
- a CDS encoding DinB family protein encodes MILLKDLDKEEYSEYYTPYLSMIDGESSIESVLVDAIEQTVRLVNSIDKPFSYKYAEGKWSIGQVLEHNLDTERIFAYRALRFLRKDATPLPGFDQDLFVESLGDSAFAKAELLSSIQSTRQATIDLFKNATEDSLQFRGVASGQIMTARVIPFLIAGHSLHHENIIKERYLDK; translated from the coding sequence ATGATCCTTTTAAAAGATCTCGATAAGGAAGAATATTCAGAATATTACACTCCTTATCTCTCTATGATTGATGGAGAGTCAAGCATAGAATCAGTTTTAGTAGATGCCATTGAGCAGACAGTTCGGTTAGTTAACTCTATTGATAAGCCGTTTTCTTATAAATACGCAGAGGGTAAATGGTCTATAGGCCAAGTATTAGAGCACAATTTGGACACGGAGCGTATTTTTGCTTACCGCGCACTTAGGTTTCTGCGCAAAGACGCGACTCCATTACCCGGATTTGATCAAGATCTTTTTGTTGAAAGCTTAGGGGATTCCGCTTTCGCGAAAGCGGAATTGCTATCTTCTATCCAATCAACTAGACAGGCAACCATCGATTTGTTTAAGAACGCTACAGAAGATTCTTTACAGTTTAGAGGAGTTGCAAGTGGTCAGATCATGACTGCAAGGGTGATCCCTTTTTTAATAGCTGGTCATAGTTTGCATCATGAGAACATCATTAAAGAACGCTATCTAGATAAGTAG